A stretch of the Rodentibacter haemolyticus genome encodes the following:
- a CDS encoding MFS transporter, with protein MKKYITLIALCLGQGLSGTVISLLTLTYAFVGKHLAPTEILVTLPMTMTVLGSFSMIYCASSLMKKYGRRRSFIISGFIGILGAILAILALYYRYFTFFLFATFVLGNATVFNQFYRFAAAEVFNDEIWRKRATSLVIGSGILGGILGPFLAGEGIDFISNNYLVGNFIFVIIIFFMLIISQFLVFLEKEEILSNTLNSSEKITVYYSKNFILGTLACTIGFSLMTLIMNSAPLSMHHNHYPTSKSVLALQLHFIAMYVPALSISFLIEKFKTDSLILLGSLCFIISSISVFFLPQSYGYFIALFLSGLGWALMFNGGHFI; from the coding sequence ATGAAAAAATATATAACTTTAATTGCACTTTGTTTAGGTCAAGGTTTAAGTGGAACAGTGATTTCTCTACTCACTTTAACCTATGCTTTTGTAGGTAAGCATTTAGCCCCAACGGAAATATTAGTAACTCTTCCTATGACAATGACAGTTTTAGGTTCGTTTAGTATGATTTATTGTGCAAGTTCATTAATGAAAAAATATGGTAGAAGGAGATCATTTATTATAAGTGGTTTTATTGGTATTTTAGGGGCAATTTTAGCAATACTTGCATTATATTATCGATATTTCACATTTTTTTTATTTGCTACATTTGTTCTTGGTAATGCGACAGTGTTTAATCAATTTTATAGATTTGCTGCTGCAGAAGTTTTTAATGATGAAATATGGAGGAAAAGAGCAACGTCATTAGTGATTGGTTCTGGTATTTTAGGTGGAATTCTCGGTCCTTTTCTCGCTGGAGAAGGAATTGATTTTATTTCAAATAACTATTTAGTTGGTAATTTTATTTTTGTTATTATAATTTTTTTTATGTTGATAATAAGTCAATTTTTGGTCTTTCTTGAAAAAGAAGAAATATTGTCCAATACTTTGAATTCATCAGAAAAAATAACAGTATATTATTCTAAAAATTTCATTCTGGGGACATTAGCTTGCACAATAGGATTCTCATTAATGACTTTAATCATGAATTCTGCACCATTATCAATGCATCATAATCACTATCCTACATCAAAAAGTGTATTAGCTTTACAATTACATTTCATTGCTATGTATGTACCCGCCTTATCTATTTCATTTTTAATTGAAAAATTTAAAACCGATAGTTTAATTTTATTGGGTAGTTTATGTTTTATTATTAGCTCAATAAGTGTTTTTTTCTTACCTCAAAGTTATGGGTATTTTATTGCTCTATTTCTGTCTGGTTTAGGGTGGGCGTTGATGTTTAATGGGGGACATTTTATCTAA
- the slyD gene encoding peptidylprolyl isomerase, producing MNVAKNVVVSIAYQVRTQDGVLVDEAPANQPLEYLQGHNNLVVGLEKALEGKAVGDKFEVRVQPEEGYGEYNENMVQRVPKEVFQGVDELVVGMRFLADTDIGPVPVVITEVDGDEVVVDGNHMLAGQELHFTVEVVATREATLEEIAHGHVHGAHDHHHDEEGHGCGCGGHHHHHDHEHEHGGCCGGGHKHGHGGCGCGGH from the coding sequence ATGAATGTAGCAAAAAATGTGGTGGTGAGCATTGCTTACCAAGTCCGCACCCAAGATGGTGTATTAGTCGATGAAGCACCGGCAAATCAACCGTTAGAATATTTGCAAGGACACAACAACTTAGTCGTTGGGCTTGAAAAAGCCCTTGAAGGCAAAGCGGTTGGAGATAAATTTGAAGTTCGCGTACAACCAGAAGAAGGTTATGGTGAGTACAACGAAAATATGGTTCAACGAGTACCAAAAGAGGTATTCCAAGGGGTTGATGAACTCGTTGTGGGTATGCGTTTCTTAGCCGATACCGACATCGGCCCTGTTCCTGTGGTGATTACCGAAGTTGATGGCGATGAAGTTGTTGTTGACGGCAACCATATGTTAGCCGGTCAGGAATTGCATTTTACCGTTGAAGTGGTGGCGACACGTGAAGCTACTTTAGAAGAAATTGCACACGGCCACGTTCACGGTGCACACGACCACCACCACGATGAAGAGGGTCATGGCTGCGGCTGTGGTGGTCATCACCACCATCATGATCACGAACATGAACACGGCGGTTGCTGTGGCGGTGGTCATAAACATGGTCATGGTGGTTGTGGCTGCGGTGGTCATTAA
- a CDS encoding SIMPL domain-containing protein (The SIMPL domain is named for its presence in mouse protein SIMPL (signalling molecule that associates with mouse pelle-like kinase). Bacterial member BP26, from Brucella, was shown to assemble into a channel-like structure, while YggE from E. coli has been associated with resistance to oxidative stress.), protein MKLKTLALAVLALPFSTATLAENTITKPAQIVSFNTEVEREIERDLLQVRLFYQVDGKNLSDLNKTISERLNKAVAIAKEQSAVEIKGNSRNTSVRNDAQGKKNGWIARAELVLESKDFQAISNLISTLDDVMAVEDINASISSEKLMSVENELTQAAIEKFKKKADLIQNSLKMKDYRILDLDISSVNEQMPIRAYGTARAAKVATLSADYAGADQAFLENGKETVRIRANARIELLKD, encoded by the coding sequence ATGAAATTAAAAACACTCGCTCTTGCCGTTTTAGCCCTACCTTTCAGCACCGCGACATTGGCTGAAAATACGATAACCAAACCCGCTCAAATCGTTTCCTTTAACACGGAAGTTGAAAGGGAAATTGAACGGGATCTGTTACAAGTTCGACTATTCTATCAAGTTGATGGTAAAAACTTATCCGACTTAAATAAAACCATTTCCGAACGTTTAAATAAAGCCGTGGCGATCGCAAAGGAACAAAGTGCGGTCGAAATTAAAGGTAATTCCCGCAATACTTCCGTTCGTAATGATGCACAAGGCAAGAAAAACGGTTGGATTGCCCGTGCCGAATTGGTATTGGAAAGTAAAGATTTCCAAGCTATTTCTAACCTTATATCAACACTGGATGATGTGATGGCAGTGGAAGATATAAATGCCTCTATCTCCTCCGAAAAGCTAATGAGCGTGGAAAACGAATTAACGCAAGCGGCGATTGAAAAATTCAAAAAGAAAGCCGATTTGATTCAAAATTCGTTGAAAATGAAAGATTACCGAATCCTAGATTTAGACATTTCCTCCGTAAACGAGCAAATGCCGATTCGTGCTTATGGTACAGCACGTGCTGCAAAGGTTGCTACCTTATCTGCAGACTACGCAGGGGCAGATCAGGCTTTCCTAGAAAATGGTAAAGAAACCGTTCGCATACGGGCAAATGCACGGATTGAGTTACTCAAAGATTAA
- the rraB gene encoding ribonuclease E inhibitor RraB, protein MTDFAELQAETRDIITDLLNDGSDPAALYIIEHHIAHHDFDLLEKIAVDAFKAGYEVSEAEEFEDDNGKAIFCFDIISEVELKAEIIDAQQKELLPLIEKHKGIYDGWGTYFEDPNADEDEYGNDGEFFDEDEVEDSRLH, encoded by the coding sequence ATGACAGATTTTGCCGAACTTCAAGCAGAAACCCGCGACATTATCACCGATTTATTAAACGATGGCAGTGATCCGGCAGCACTTTATATTATCGAACATCATATTGCCCACCATGATTTCGATTTGTTGGAAAAAATTGCGGTGGATGCCTTCAAAGCAGGTTATGAAGTTTCGGAAGCCGAAGAATTTGAAGATGATAACGGCAAAGCTATTTTCTGTTTCGATATTATTAGCGAAGTGGAATTAAAAGCGGAAATTATTGATGCCCAACAAAAAGAACTTTTACCGCTAATTGAAAAACACAAGGGCATTTATGACGGTTGGGGGACCTATTTTGAAGATCCTAATGCCGATGAAGACGAATATGGAAATGACGGTGAATTTTTCGATGAAGATGAAGTCGAAGATTCACGCTTACACTAA
- the truD gene encoding tRNA pseudouridine(13) synthase TruD: MLEQLPYLTLKTPPKSTALLKLECADFIVKEVLGYEMSGEGEFVALKVRKTGCNTLFVGGKLAKFAGVSERNMSYAGLKDRQAVTEQWFCLQMPGKATPDFSQFQLEGVEILAVTRHNRKIRIGSLQGNHFEILLRDVQETDELIARLEFVKNTGFPNYFTEQRFGRDGHNLTQALRWAQGKIKVKDRKKRSFYLSAARSEIFNLVVAARIEQGVTEEVLPNDIVQLNGSHSWFKADESEDLAALQTRLAQRDILLTAPLIGEENLMASALENAIVEQHNVFSPLMKQEKMKAVRRPLLMQAQDFHWQFTDVGVKLCFYLPAGSYATALVRELVNYKEEI; this comes from the coding sequence ATGCTTGAACAACTTCCTTATCTCACCTTAAAAACACCGCCAAAATCAACCGCACTTTTAAAGCTGGAATGTGCCGATTTCATTGTGAAAGAGGTGCTTGGCTATGAAATGTCGGGTGAGGGTGAATTTGTGGCGTTAAAAGTAAGAAAAACAGGCTGTAACACCTTATTTGTGGGGGGAAAGCTGGCAAAATTTGCCGGCGTGTCGGAACGAAATATGAGCTATGCCGGTTTGAAAGACCGTCAAGCCGTGACGGAACAATGGTTCTGCTTACAAATGCCGGGGAAAGCAACGCCGGATTTTAGTCAATTTCAATTGGAAGGTGTTGAAATCTTAGCGGTTACTCGCCATAACCGAAAAATCCGAATCGGTAGCCTGCAAGGTAATCATTTTGAAATTTTACTGCGTGATGTGCAGGAAACTGACGAATTAATAGCGCGCCTAGAGTTTGTGAAAAATACCGGTTTTCCTAATTATTTTACGGAACAACGCTTTGGGCGTGACGGTCATAATCTCACGCAGGCATTGCGTTGGGCGCAAGGCAAAATAAAAGTGAAAGATCGTAAAAAACGCAGTTTTTATCTTTCCGCCGCACGCAGTGAAATTTTTAATTTAGTTGTGGCGGCACGTATTGAACAAGGTGTAACAGAGGAAGTTCTGCCTAATGACATTGTGCAGTTAAATGGTTCTCACAGTTGGTTTAAAGCCGATGAATCGGAGGATTTGGCTGCGTTGCAAACGCGATTGGCACAACGGGATATTTTACTCACCGCGCCTTTGATCGGTGAAGAAAATTTAATGGCTTCTGCGCTTGAAAACGCCATTGTGGAACAACACAATGTTTTTTCACCTTTAATGAAACAAGAGAAAATGAAAGCGGTACGTCGTCCGTTATTAATGCAGGCGCAGGATTTTCATTGGCAATTCACTGATGTGGGGGTGAAACTGTGTTTTTATTTGCCGGCAGGGTCTTATGCCACGGCATTGGTTAGAGAATTAGTGAATTATAAGGAAGAAATATAA
- the surE gene encoding 5'/3'-nucleotidase SurE, whose protein sequence is MRILLSNDDGFHAEGIQILAAELRKIADVVIVAPDRNRSAASSALTLVEPLRPRHLDNGDYCVNGTPADCVHLALNGFLSGQVDLVVSGINAGCNMGDDTIYSGTVAAALEGRHLGLPSIAVSLDGRLHYETAARVVVDLIPKLHHQLLNPREIININVPDIPYEELKGYKVCHLGYRSSAAEVIKQEDPRGERIYWIGPAGLPENEQEGTDFHAVKNGYVSITPIQADMTAHHSIQSLQDWLERE, encoded by the coding sequence ATGCGAATTTTATTAAGTAATGATGATGGTTTTCACGCAGAGGGGATTCAAATTTTAGCGGCGGAATTGCGTAAAATCGCCGATGTGGTGATTGTGGCCCCGGATCGTAATCGCAGTGCGGCTTCAAGTGCGCTCACTTTAGTTGAGCCTCTACGCCCTCGTCATTTGGATAACGGGGATTATTGTGTTAACGGCACTCCGGCTGACTGTGTGCATTTGGCATTGAACGGTTTTTTATCCGGACAAGTGGATTTGGTGGTTTCGGGAATTAATGCCGGCTGTAATATGGGTGATGATACGATTTATTCCGGCACGGTTGCTGCGGCATTAGAAGGTCGTCATTTGGGATTACCTTCAATTGCGGTTTCCTTAGACGGACGTTTACATTATGAAACGGCGGCACGTGTTGTTGTGGATTTAATTCCTAAATTACACCATCAATTATTAAATCCGCGTGAGATCATTAATATCAATGTTCCCGATATACCTTACGAAGAACTTAAAGGTTACAAAGTTTGCCATTTGGGCTATCGTTCTTCTGCGGCGGAAGTGATTAAGCAAGAAGATCCCCGCGGCGAGCGAATTTATTGGATTGGGCCTGCCGGCTTGCCTGAAAATGAACAAGAAGGGACGGATTTCCACGCTGTGAAGAACGGTTATGTTTCAATCACGCCTATTCAGGCGGATATGACGGCACATCACTCAATTCAATCTTTACAAGATTGGCTAGAACGTGAATAA
- a CDS encoding YqaA family protein: MNIFGAMYDKTMEWSKHRFAAFWLSFVSFIEAIFFPIPPDVMLIPMSMSKPKSAVRFALYTAIASALGGIVGYAIGYFATDWVQGIVQQWGYGEHWAKAMSWFEQWGVLVVFVAGFSPIPYKVFTICAGVMQMAFLPFTLTAFISRAARFLLVAKLAAWGGEKFAVKLRKSIEIIGWSVVVLAVAAYLILK, translated from the coding sequence ATGAATATTTTTGGGGCAATGTATGATAAGACGATGGAATGGTCAAAACATCGTTTTGCGGCATTTTGGTTGTCTTTTGTCAGTTTTATCGAAGCTATCTTTTTTCCGATTCCACCTGATGTGATGTTGATTCCAATGTCTATGTCAAAGCCGAAAAGTGCGGTCAGATTTGCGCTTTATACGGCGATTGCCTCTGCTTTGGGCGGCATAGTCGGCTATGCCATCGGTTATTTTGCAACGGATTGGGTGCAAGGAATCGTTCAACAATGGGGCTATGGCGAGCATTGGGCAAAAGCGATGAGTTGGTTTGAGCAATGGGGCGTGTTGGTTGTCTTTGTTGCCGGTTTTAGCCCGATTCCTTATAAAGTTTTCACGATTTGCGCCGGTGTGATGCAAATGGCATTTTTACCCTTTACGCTTACAGCATTTATCTCTCGAGCGGCGCGTTTCTTACTTGTCGCGAAATTGGCGGCTTGGGGCGGTGAAAAGTTTGCAGTAAAATTACGCAAATCGATTGAGATTATCGGTTGGTCGGTGGTTGTGCTTGCGGTAGCGGCTTACCTTATTTTGAAATAA
- a CDS encoding lipoprotein, giving the protein MNKYLFALSMTLVLAACSSPEVKDPNTLPNGIMQPVEGTGAVAGGSFMPEIEHQAMPNTMK; this is encoded by the coding sequence ATGAATAAATATTTATTTGCGTTGTCTATGACGTTGGTTTTAGCGGCTTGTTCTTCACCGGAGGTGAAAGATCCGAATACATTACCGAACGGTATTATGCAGCCGGTGGAAGGTACGGGCGCTGTTGCAGGTGGTAGTTTTATGCCGGAAATCGAACATCAAGCTATGCCAAATACAATGAAATAA
- the nlpD gene encoding murein hydrolase activator NlpD, with product MKKSFLLLPLSAAVLTACSSNTQAPIENADGSLSPGIMQSVDGNRNGSWQPEIQQSTMPNTMGSTTVGNNVPSGTQTPQPNFQPTYQPAQPTTPTVTEPVVPTQAQTKTVTKTISDCTNSSAINVPRNPNTNAPDYSQIQKGSYKGDTYKVNKGDTMFLIAYLAGMDVKELAALNNMSEPYSLSVGQTLKIGKCTTRTVTTTVPVNTTTTAPTVKPVEPAVTYTAGANGTQIGSDGTIIGPIKSGAGVPSSNTSTSAPAVPATGNTTPVNANVAAPVVSNISWLWPASGNIIQGFSSSDGGNKGIDIAGSRGQAVKAAAAGRVVYAGNALRGYGNLIIIKHNDDFLSAYAHNDRILVSDQQEVKAGQEIAKMGSSGTNSVKLHFEIRYKGKSVDPVRYLPRR from the coding sequence ATGAAAAAATCGTTTTTATTATTACCCCTAAGTGCTGCGGTTTTAACTGCCTGTTCATCAAACACGCAAGCACCTATTGAAAATGCCGATGGTTCGTTATCTCCGGGAATTATGCAATCGGTTGATGGAAATCGTAACGGAAGTTGGCAGCCTGAAATTCAACAAAGCACGATGCCGAATACGATGGGGTCAACCACGGTAGGGAATAATGTACCAAGTGGAACTCAAACACCGCAACCGAATTTTCAGCCGACTTATCAGCCGGCTCAACCCACAACTCCGACAGTAACGGAGCCGGTTGTACCGACACAAGCGCAAACCAAAACCGTCACAAAGACGATTTCAGATTGTACAAATTCCTCTGCAATCAATGTGCCGCGAAACCCGAACACGAATGCACCGGATTACAGCCAAATTCAAAAGGGGTCTTACAAAGGCGACACTTACAAAGTGAATAAAGGCGACACAATGTTCCTTATCGCATATTTAGCCGGAATGGACGTGAAAGAGCTTGCTGCGCTGAATAATATGTCGGAACCTTATAGTTTAAGTGTGGGGCAAACGTTAAAGATCGGTAAATGTACCACGAGAACGGTAACGACTACAGTGCCGGTTAATACGACTACCACGGCTCCTACGGTAAAACCTGTCGAACCTGCGGTAACCTATACCGCCGGTGCAAATGGTACGCAAATCGGTTCAGACGGCACGATTATCGGGCCGATCAAATCCGGTGCGGGCGTTCCGTCCTCTAACACATCAACCAGTGCTCCGGCAGTGCCTGCAACAGGAAACACTACCCCTGTGAACGCAAATGTAGCGGCTCCGGTTGTTTCCAACATTTCATGGTTATGGCCTGCAAGCGGCAATATTATTCAAGGGTTCTCTAGCTCGGACGGCGGTAATAAAGGGATCGATATTGCAGGCTCGCGCGGACAAGCGGTGAAAGCGGCGGCGGCGGGGCGTGTTGTGTATGCCGGTAACGCATTACGTGGTTACGGCAATTTGATCATTATTAAACACAATGATGATTTTTTGAGTGCTTATGCACATAACGATAGAATCCTCGTTAGCGACCAGCAAGAAGTCAAAGCAGGGCAAGAAATTGCCAAAATGGGAAGCTCCGGTACTAATAGCGTGAAGCTTCATTTTGAAATTCGTTACAAAGGTAAATCGGTGGACCCGGTACGTTATTTACCAAGACGATAA
- the deoD gene encoding purine-nucleoside phosphorylase gives MTPHINAPEGAFADTVLMPGDPLRAKYIAETFLEDVKEVTNVRNMLGFTGTYKGRKISVMGHGMGIPSCSIYAKELITEYGVKKIIRVGSCGAVKMDVKVRDVIIGLGACTDSKVNRIRFKDNDFAAIADFGLTSAAVEAAKQKGIAVKVGNLFSADLFYTPDVEMFDVMEKYGILGVEMEAAGIYGVAAEFGARALTICTVSDHIRTHEQTSPEERQLTFNEMIEIALESVLIDDKNV, from the coding sequence ATGACTCCACATATTAACGCACCTGAAGGTGCATTCGCTGATACCGTGTTAATGCCGGGTGATCCGCTTCGCGCAAAATATATCGCCGAAACATTCCTAGAAGATGTGAAAGAAGTAACGAATGTGCGCAATATGCTTGGTTTCACCGGAACTTACAAAGGCCGCAAAATTTCGGTAATGGGACACGGTATGGGTATTCCGTCTTGCTCTATTTACGCAAAAGAATTAATCACAGAATACGGCGTGAAAAAAATCATCCGCGTAGGTTCTTGCGGTGCAGTAAAAATGGACGTGAAAGTTCGTGATGTTATCATTGGCTTAGGTGCCTGTACCGATTCTAAAGTGAATCGCATTCGTTTCAAAGATAACGACTTCGCAGCGATTGCCGACTTCGGTTTAACCAGTGCAGCAGTTGAAGCGGCGAAACAAAAAGGCATTGCAGTAAAAGTGGGCAATCTTTTCTCTGCCGATTTATTCTACACACCGGATGTAGAAATGTTTGACGTGATGGAGAAATACGGTATTCTCGGCGTTGAAATGGAAGCCGCCGGTATTTATGGCGTCGCTGCTGAATTTGGTGCACGAGCATTAACCATTTGTACGGTTTCCGACCATATTCGCACCCACGAACAAACCAGTCCGGAAGAACGTCAATTAACCTTCAACGAAATGATCGAAATCGCATTAGAAAGCGTGTTAATTGATGATAAAAACGTCTAA
- a CDS encoding NupC/NupG family nucleoside CNT transporter, with protein MSILISILGMVVLIAIAFLLSNNRRSINWRTVLGAFAIQLGFAALILYVPAGQKALGATADAVANVIAYGNEGINFVFGGLADPSNLGFIFAVKVLPIIVFFSGLISILYYLGIMQVVIKIIGGALQKMLGTSKAESMSAAANIFVGQTEAPLVVKPYISRMTESELFAIMVGGTASIAGSVMAGYAGMGIPLTYLIAASFMAAPAGLLFAKILYPQTQQFSDTQPEAGNEEKPSNVLEAMAGGASSGMQLALNVGAMLIAFVALIALINGILGGIGGWFGYGDLTLQSIFGWIFKPLAYLIGVSWEESGIAGQMIGMKLAVNEFVGYLEFTKYLQPDSTVVLTEKTKAIITFALCGFANFSSIAILIGGLGGMAPNRRSDIARLGLKAVIAGTLANLMSATIAGLFIELSGAVL; from the coding sequence ATGAGTATTTTAATAAGTATTCTTGGTATGGTGGTATTAATTGCCATCGCATTTTTGTTATCAAATAATCGTCGATCGATTAATTGGCGAACAGTATTAGGGGCGTTTGCAATCCAACTTGGATTTGCCGCCCTTATTTTATATGTGCCGGCAGGTCAAAAGGCATTAGGGGCAACGGCAGATGCCGTAGCAAATGTTATTGCTTACGGCAACGAAGGGATCAACTTCGTCTTCGGCGGTCTTGCTGATCCGAGCAATCTTGGCTTTATCTTTGCCGTAAAAGTGCTTCCGATCATCGTCTTCTTCTCCGGTTTAATTTCCATACTTTATTACCTCGGCATTATGCAAGTGGTGATTAAAATCATCGGTGGTGCCTTACAAAAAATGTTAGGTACATCAAAAGCGGAATCCATGTCTGCCGCTGCAAATATTTTCGTAGGTCAAACAGAAGCACCGCTTGTGGTGAAACCCTACATTAGCCGTATGACGGAATCTGAGCTTTTCGCAATTATGGTGGGCGGAACCGCTTCTATCGCAGGCTCCGTGATGGCAGGTTATGCGGGAATGGGCATTCCTTTGACTTACTTAATCGCAGCATCATTTATGGCGGCACCGGCAGGTCTATTATTCGCCAAAATTCTTTACCCTCAAACACAGCAATTCAGCGATACCCAACCCGAAGCGGGTAATGAAGAAAAACCATCTAACGTATTAGAAGCCATGGCAGGCGGTGCAAGCTCAGGTATGCAATTAGCCCTAAACGTAGGTGCTATGCTTATCGCCTTTGTGGCGTTAATCGCATTGATTAACGGTATCTTGGGCGGTATTGGCGGTTGGTTCGGTTATGGCGACCTCACCTTACAATCTATTTTCGGTTGGATCTTCAAACCACTCGCTTACTTAATCGGCGTATCTTGGGAAGAATCCGGTATCGCAGGTCAAATGATCGGAATGAAATTAGCGGTAAACGAATTTGTCGGCTACCTTGAATTTACCAAATATTTACAACCGGATAGCACAGTCGTATTAACAGAAAAAACCAAAGCGATTATTACTTTCGCACTTTGCGGTTTCGCAAACTTTAGTTCTATCGCAATCTTAATCGGCGGCTTAGGCGGTATGGCACCAAATCGTCGTAGCGACATTGCACGTTTAGGTTTAAAAGCCGTCATTGCCGGTACGCTTGCCAACTTAATGAGTGCAACCATTGCTGGTCTTTTCATCGAATTAAGTGGTGCCGTACTCTAA